The Lepeophtheirus salmonis chromosome 2, UVic_Lsal_1.4, whole genome shotgun sequence region TTGAATCCATTTAAGTCATAAGTCAACTCAATAGATTCCTTGTtatgtaaatagttatttataaatgtttttaattgaagTATCGCCCCAAATTTTAAATGCTGCTACTAAAAGGTCGATGGAATActactttttatgaataaaaaaatcatgtaatacaaaaaaataatgtttcgtTTTATTGTCAAGATGtctcacaaaaacattttaaagactCTTCCTCAACGGCGTTCATTTTCCCTATGACGACAAGAGAGTGCAATGGGCCTCCCATGTCGACCTCCTTCATTTGTTCGAGTGTGCATGTAAGAAACCTTTGCGAAGGGGTACCCACACGTACAGCTGCGATGCACTGAGTCTGAGAGGTGATATCCTTCGAGTCCCTTGATTGAACAATGTCCAAGAGCTGTTGAGCAGCCACATTGACGCTCATGAATCGAGGAGGctcataaatatttctatttttgatgatattttcaacacttttttcTTTCACCTTAATATCTAAGAGACAAAGCGTGTGAAGACCTCGCTCAAAGTTGTCCACAATGCGATCAAAGAAGGAAGTGGGTCTCCACTCTCCATCCCAAAAGGGTATAGAAATTATTTCTCCAAAGCGATAGAGCCAAAGCCCACAAGAGGCTATAGCATTGATGATGCTTGTATTGTGAATCACTTCCACTTTGACCGACTTTTCCATTGCTCTCATAAACAAATCCTGATGCGTAGTCGCTCCAAATGGATCTCCCACAACGAGGAAAGCCACATTTTTCTCGCCAGCGGATTCGATAATCCTTTCAGCCCCACTTTCAACACATTCCCGATCAGACACAATGATTTCTTTTCCGTAGAAAGACTCCAGTTCTTGATGGCTACACCCTCCCAAAATGGAGGTGTAGGACTCCAGGAATATCAAATCACATTTCTTTACTATTTCAAGTCCCTTGACTGTAATATCCTTGGCATCCCCGAGCCCAAGGCCGATGAAATAGAGCATGGTCAAATGCGACGTCACTTTACGACACACGTGAAATAGAAATTATTCCcagagctaaaaaataaacaaagttttttaagacattttgaTCATTCTCAGCAGCTCCCTTGGTATTTCATTGTacgtattataaaatatatgtaatcacagcatttataatgtatattccCAAACGGATCTACCGCATGGGCGCGGTACAATTATGTAAGAcccataattattaattaaacaatcaTCTTAGCTAATTATGAAGTATACAAGTGAACCCCTACATTTCAAaagcatatattatatatttccccTTTCTAAATACTAAAATGATGCATTTTCTTAAGTAACGTTGGATAACACTCAACATACGATCATTTATTCAATCCTATTATCAAAGCTAATCAGTAATCATACAATTAACTAGGGgaatagaatatatgtatatgctctGTGCTAAAACTATGTGGAGGAGCAGAAGTTCAAACCACGCAACCTGTTATGGAGAAATTCCCGGTGGTAAACTCataaactttgtacaattataaaactataatatttgtcgtagttgtagttttatattaaaaccaCGTGTTATGTTAAGCAACTCTTCTACTAATGCTAATATgccatattatttgaatgaaactaaTTACTACATATTGATATATCATATAACATAATTTGGTACAACACGATCTGAAGTTGatactatatttttgatgaacaaATGCATCAGTTCAaagaattaattgaatatacGTTAGAAAACccttttacatatatttactttaattttgagAAGTAAATATGAAGTGAGTCTACTATCACTTATGCCTCAATAACATTTTATGGGGATTTGAAATATTAGCTCAAAGCATGATTGCTTAACATCcaatgttaagtaatccatttttaaactgaaagagatatttaaaataccacaccaatttttattttaaactgcaACTACGACAAATAGTATAGTGTTAATTATGGTGTATGGTAACTTCGAATAAAACATATtcgaaaaaaacattttcgtataaatttatgaggaaacggggCAAAGACTTTATGAATGTTCAttttgtaccccgaatgttgggcGTATTTTGGGGTACCATCAACACTAAAGTAtctactaagagcccctcacaaccccccccccaattgtaccccgaatgttgggggtCTTTTCAGGTACCACCGGgtcccaaaacgggatgcaaGTTACAACCTAtacttgaaaaacaattaagagcccctcacaacaccccaattgtaccccgaatgtttgGTGGTGTTTTGGGTACTGCAAGGTTccaaaacgggatgcaaccCACCTCCGACACTTAAGTAACTACCAAGAGCCCCCCACAAACCCACAATTATACCCCGAATGTTGAGTATTTTCGGggttagtagttctcaattcttattggcttaaaattataatctgctCTATGTTCCTCCTATATGTTCGGGGCACAATTGGGGagttgtgaggggctcttattattttctacaaGTATCAGCGGTGGGTTGCATCCCGCTTTGGGAACCGGCAGTACCCGAAAACACCTCCATCATTCGGGGTATAAAATCacaattcataaagtctatgtttcctcataaatttacacgaaatgtccttatacgaaaatgttttatatgaatTGTCCTTATACGAATATGCTTTATACGAAGTTACCTATTACCATTAATTATAACAGATCAAAGTTCATATGAATTTCCCAACcggaatttatcatcaaaaatgatgtttttcaccaCAACAGGCTGCTTGATTGAAGCTTGTGGGCCTCCAAAAAGTATTTGTCCTTACTTTTAATtctgaaataaaaactatgaaatatattttattaatctagcTATAAAGTACTACTTACcttagaatataatttactatTCCAGGATAGCCGGCGAAATAGTActtgtatgacgtcatttaaaatttcaatacgtagctatgtacataaatatataattatcacaaTGAAAATACAGAATACCATTGAATTCTTCTAGAAATAGAAGAAGTAAGGTAAACCAATACCCTCAAATTCCTCCGATGAGAGCCTCTCTCCGCCAACGTTAGAGAAATGAAAGGAATAACTGTTTTCTCGAGACTTTTGTCTCTCAAGAAGGAAACCCCCTTTGAGTCATCTCAAAGTGGAGAAGGAATTAAATCTCTGAAAACAAGTGGAGTTTTTAGAACTCTTAACTTTGAGCTCTACGTTCGTCCGGTAATTGAATGCAATGCAAATGAGTGACTGTTTTAGTgacctattattttattatattactatcTCTTGCAGAATAAAATGGTAATGGCGTTTGGTGTGATCGCTATATCCTTTTGTGGTTGCTACATGGGCTATATGAGATACTATTGGAAGAAAGAGCAAGTGTATACTGCATTGAATGACTCTGATGAGCTCATTCTTCGAAAAAAGTCATCACATTGGGATTAAATATGATCTTATATTATGTAGTACCACATAATTCAATATCGCATATTACTTCTAAATGAACGATGTATTCAAACCTCATAGAGTGTTAACTTTTATTCCTAGTCAATAAAGTAGATTGTTATATATGTCTGAGTTTTTGAACTCAGTCTCAACTTTGTGATTGTTAAAGTCTTACTCAATATCCCCTTTTCTCTCTATTTCAGCTCT contains the following coding sequences:
- the LOC121132466 gene encoding small integral membrane protein 8; the encoded protein is MKGITVFSRLLSLKKETPFESSQSGEGIKSLKTSGVFRTLNFELYVRPNKMVMAFGVIAISFCGCYMGYMRYYWKKEQVYTALNDSDELILRKKSSHWD
- the Dph5 gene encoding diphthine methyl ester synthase, with the translated sequence MLYFIGLGLGDAKDITVKGLEIVKKCDLIFLESYTSILGGCSHQELESFYGKEIIVSDRECVESGAERIIESAGEKNVAFLVVGDPFGATTHQDLFMRAMEKSVKVEVIHNTSIINAIASCGLWLYRFGEIISIPFWDGEWRPTSFFDRIVDNFERGLHTLCLLDIKVKEKSVENIIKNRNIYEPPRFMSVNVAAQQLLDIVQSRDSKDITSQTQCIAAVRVGTPSQRFLTCTLEQMKEVDMGGPLHSLVVIGKMNAVEEESLKCFCETS